In the Diprion similis isolate iyDipSimi1 chromosome 2, iyDipSimi1.1, whole genome shotgun sequence genome, one interval contains:
- the LOC124416384 gene encoding neuropeptide Y receptor type 2: protein MLNNTGSFSLGQSIFKSQGTNYTDGILNDYFDTTQHYFPNDIWKVRPAWEVTLKVATMIPVVVVGLVGNISLMYVIIRTPTLHTTTNILIANMALADFGTTLFCPWMFLCFDLFQNYIFGSIGCHLDGLLSHALTLVAVFSLSAVSYDRVSLIVLSTSRKLSKRTTYVLLCTTWVAGLVVAAPLAFFRQYRTRQWIDYLETYCTENSLYLAFYWSIFVCISVWAPLTIMAVCHTAILIKLDRYERVVRKSKHPIQVKYKRKVARILALLVLVFIICRVPFTMLILQRNQLLQHPAQQQQADSIYILWYTSRYLVLLNAAVNPILYGCSNRSLRQALASCAGISWILRNGKVNFTRRSNIVRNTPDQRDIPKPHSPSFHPDNQHGPLPNVSSIISPIAYTPVF from the exons ATGTTGAATAATACTGGGTCCTTTTCGTTAggtcaatcgatttttaagaGTCAAGGAACTAACTATACAGATGGTATTTTAAAT GATTATTTCGATACAACACAGCATTATTTTCCGAATGACATTTGGAAAGTGCGGCCAGCATGGGAAGTAACTCTCAAAGTAGCAACTATGATTCCTGTGGTTGTTGTGGGATTAGTTGGTAACATTAGCCTTATGTACGTGATAATACGCACACCCACTTTGCATACAACCACGAATATTCTTATTGCAAATATGGCATTGGCTGATTTCGGGACAACTCTGTTCTGCCCGTGgatgtttctttgttttgacttatttcaaaattatatcttCGGGTCGATTGGTTGTCACCTAGATGGATTACTCTCACATGCTTTAACACTGGTCGCAGTATTCAGTTTGAGTGCCGTGAGCTACGACCGGGTGTCTCTTATCGTGCTGAGCACTTCAAGGAAGCTATCGAAAAG GACAACCTATGTATTGTTGTGTACCACTTGGGTGGCAGGACTAGTAGTTGCAGCACCATTGGCTTTTTTTCGCCAGTATCGGACGCGTCAGtggattgattatttggaAACTTATTGCACCGAAAACTCCTTGTATCTTGCATTTTATTGGAGTATCTTTGTCTGCATCAGCGTTTGGGCCCCTCTGACCATTATGGCTGTATGCCATACAGCCATTCTAATAAAA CTGGATAGATATGAAAGAGTTGTTCGAAAAAGTAAGCATCCTATTCAAGTcaagtataaaagaaaagtagCCAGGATACTAGCCTTACTTGTATtagtatttataatatgtCGAGTACCATTCACTATGCTAATCCTGCAGCGAAATCAGCTCTTACAGCACCCAGCGCAGCAGCAACAAGCAGATTCAATTTATATACTATG GTACACTAGCCGTTACTTGGTGCTACTTAATGCGGCTGTAAATCCCATTCTGTATGGCTGCAGCAACagatctttgagacaagcttTAGCTTCGTGTGCAGGCATATCTTGGATCCTACGAAACGGAAAAGTGAATTTCACACGGAGATCTAACATTGTACGGAATACACCTGATCAGCGAGACATTCCGAAACCCCACTCACCCAGCTTCCATCCGGATAATCAGCACGGACCACTTCCTAATGtttcttcaataatttcaCCAATCGCTTACACACCAGTATTTTAA
- the LOC124416259 gene encoding poly [ADP-ribose] polymerase tankyrase-2-like translates to MEADEMNRASTSEENPGSKKVAKSQLNKKLMDACTDRDVKTAKKVILQGANVNHRTSHDVTPILAAAEHGDVDLIALLCSQPNCTVDLQQKTIYGATPLHLTVFFGHRQAMLELLRRGASTICWDNLGRYPLHFAVTQKDVGAARVLLKYGAPVNVYDTFFESPLYNSVMRKPCVAMAKLLLANGASMDPPPQSHGLGLLLEAVLGVRVSSDLEAVKALIRAGANVNIADPIARRTPLHLAAINGRLELAQYLIQHGADLYAENRAGQTPLEVAFNYRNLKVAHLIEDSRKLQTTSCTSQILETTVGSDSSINRLD, encoded by the exons ATGGAAGCCGATGAAATGAACCGTGCTAGCACATCTGAAGAGAACCCTGGCTCGAAGAAGGTTGCCAAATCACAGTTGAACAAAAAGCTGATGGATGCCTGCACAGATCGTGATGTCAAGACGGCCAAAAAAGTGATTCTGCAAGGGGCGAACGTTAACCACCGTACTTCACACGACGTCACGCCGATTCTTGCAGCCGCTGAACACGGTGACGTTGATCTGATCGCCCTGCTCTGCAGTCAGCCTAACTGCACCGTCGATCTCCAACAGAAGACCATTTACG GAGCGACTCCCTTGCATTTGACCGTTTTCTTCGGACACAGGCAAGCGATGCTGGAGCTTTTGCGCCGAGGAGCGTCGACGATCTGTTGGGACAACCTGGGCCGTTATCCCCTGCATTTTGCCGTCACTCAGAAGGATGTCGGGGCTGCAAGAGTTCTCCTCAAGTACGGAGCACCGGTCAACGTCTACGATACTTTCTTCGAGAGCCCTCTCTACAACAGCGTTATGAGGAAACCATGCGTGGCTATGGCAAAACTCCTTCTGGCCAACGG GGCCTCCATGGATCCCCCGCCTCAAAGCCATGGCTTAGGGCTGCTTCTGGAAGCAGTTTTGGGCGTTCGGGTCAGCTCCGATTTAGAAGCCGTCAAAGCTCTGATCCGGGCTGGAGCGAATGTGAACATTGCAGACCCGATAGCCCGGAGAACTCCGCTTCACTTAGCAGCAATTAATGGCCGATTGGAACTGGCTCA ATATTTAATCCAGCATGGCGCAGACTTATACGCAGAGAATCGCGCCGGACAAACTCCTTTGGAGGTTGCATTCAACTATCGTAACCTGAAGGTTGCTCATTTGATTGAGGATAGCCGCAAGTTGCAAACAACAAGTTGTACGAGTCAAATTCTTGAGACCACCGTAGGTTCTGATTCGTCGATCAATCGCTTAGACTAG
- the LOC124416260 gene encoding LOW QUALITY PROTEIN: uncharacterized protein LOC124416260 (The sequence of the model RefSeq protein was modified relative to this genomic sequence to represent the inferred CDS: deleted 1 base in 1 codon) translates to MCLKALGRPGADLSFLEAMLWLNKTSMSRNEINRSKIELKHLMSSPCTVAKPEANPELFPPPKIVVPNLKIPCASDAVEIAYSKKYGRHLIANRKIKPGEVLVVEKTFCKRLLPQNMYMHCSNCWQLSWAMIPCKSCINVAYCSEACKDEAWESYHEVECTVIGFLISHELNDDIFLTMRMAIMATQKGKKIDALKQELMTIDQNTDPCTMGCDKDGIFHSDNYRSIYCSKFGGGNEWVTEHLLSATISIAIAMCMLVRESKMFGERLALHASLKNPDVLLVGGLMFGVSRGQKFHQYGHALMAVSSLLNHSCDANTTRQFLRDGIAIHAIYPIEQGEQIFDNYFTVPYALIPKKMRQELFKEWKFDCECLPCAKNWPMMEDIPSFKDQPLTRQVKTELAKLPVESIILEFGEQIKTNIYSLETLNKLTHMVEMIHKLARKPCRELMIVVMMLKVLYDKTIFDYEPADQLEAREEKPSGFAHAPESSGDSSCPTTRKWRLATPAPPRRYSEALGSAILIESQSASCILMQGIVAVVSERCLFLQAASLDFSVLLTELTSVLWCALSICMIGRETEIFRKKMELNYTFKKNPEVILVDELMLRNVDITLMKATVFGASCSTSYDHGLALLALCGLPNHSCDPKTVEQWYTDHLALFAAYPIEKGEQIFRSYIPCYIVMEKSKRRGRLQDRNLMCEYLPCKEAWPTLFTHCSYQQKAVTQEGKIIIDDFLRQYLVTHGDFFLQKDITQNISNIITEVVEMNELLHNLVQKPVVNWTCQL, encoded by the exons ATGTGTTTGAAGGCCTTGGGTCGACCTGGCGCAGATCTATCCTTCTTGGAAGCTATGCTTTGGCTCAATAAAACCAGTATGAGTAGAAATGAAATCAACAGAAgtaaaatcgaattgaaacaTTTGATGTCCAGTCCGTGCACAGTTGCTAAACCTGAAGCAAATCCAGAACTATTTCCACCTCCAAAGATAGTTGTGCCAAACCTGAAAATTCCCTGCGCTTCTGACGCAGTTGAAATTGcatattcaaagaaatatgGCCGGCATCTGATTGCTAATCGTAAAATTAAGCCTGGAGAAGTTTTGGTGgtagaaaaaacattttgcaaAAGACTTCTGCCCCAGAACATGTATATGCACTGTTCAAATTGTTGGCAACTATCCTGGGCTATGATCCCATGCAAAAGCTGCATCAATGTAGCATACTGTTCAGAAGCTTGTAAAGACGAAGCCTGGGAGAGTTACCATGAGGTGGAATGCACAGTTATAGGATTTTTGATTTCTCATGAACTCAATGACGATATTTTCCTAACCATGAGAATGGCAATAATGGCCACACAAAAAGGCAAGAAGATCGACGCATTGAAACAGGAATTAATGACGATTGATCAAAACAcag ATCCATGTACCATGGGATGCGACAAAGATGGTATATTCCATAGCGACAATTACCGTAGTATTTATTGCAGCAAGTTTGGTGGAGGCAATGAATGGGTGACTGAACATTTACTTTCGGCAACAATTTCAATAGCCATCGCAATGTGTATGCTAGTGAGAGAGAGTAAGATGTTCGGCGAACGGCTAGCATTGCATGCATCATTGAAAAATCCAGATGTCTTACTGGTAGGGGGGCTGATG TTTGGAGTAAGTCGTGGCCAAAAGTTTCATCAATACGGACATGCCCTTATGGCTGTTTCTAGTCTACTCAATCATTCCTGCGATGCAAACACAACCAGGCAATTCCTTAGAGATGGCATCGCCATACACGCTATCTATCCAATTGAGCAAGGCGAACAG ATATTTGACAACTACTTTACGGTACCTTACGCACTAAttccgaaaaaaatgagacaagaacttttcaaagagtGGAAATTCGATTGTGAATGTCTACCCTGCGCAAAAAATTGGCCCATGATGGAAGACATACCTAGCTTCAAG GACCAACCATTAACTCGCCAGGTTAAAACCGAACTAGCTAAACTTCCGGTTGAATCTATAATACTGGAGTTTGGCGAACAGATAAAGACTAACATCTACTCGTTGGaaacattgaataaattgacTCATATGGTTGAAATGATTCATAAACTGGCACGAAAACCTTGCAGAGAATTGATGATTGTAGTCATGATGCTGAAAGTTCTGTATGACAAAAccattttcgattatgaaCCAGCAGATCAACTCGAG GCGCGCGAAGAAAAGCCGTCCGGATTCGCACACGCTCCCGAGAGTTCTGGTGACTCCTCATGTCCAACGACTAGAAAATGGCGGCTCGCAACACCAGCGCCACCGCGGCGATATTCGGAAGCGCTGGGCTCCGCAATTCTCATTGAGAGCCAATCAGCATCATGCATTTTAATGCAAGGAATTGTTGCCGTAGTCAGTGAACGCTGCCTTTTCTTGCAAGCTGCATCTCTAG ACTTTTCCGTTTTACTTACAGAACTAACTAGTGTTCTGTGGTGTGCATTATCAATATGCATGATCGGAAGAGAGACTGAGATATTTAGGAAGAAGATGGAACTAAATTATACgttt aagaaaaatccaGAAGTGATACTTGTTGACGAGCTGATGCTGAGGAATGTGGATATTACCTTAATGAAAGCTACAGTC TTCGGTGCATCTTGTTCAACTTCTTATGATCACGGACTTGCACTTTTGGCTCTCTGTGGTCTGCCCAATCATTCCTGTGATCCAAAAACAGTTGAACAATGGTATACAGACCACCTTGCTCTCTTTGCTGCCTATCCTATTGAAAAGGGCGAACAG aTATTCAGAAGTTATATACCCTGTTACATTGTGAtggaaaaaagcaaaagacGTGGACGTCTTCAGGATCGAAACTTGATGTGTGAATACCTTCCTTGCAAAGAAGCTTGGCCCACGCTCTTCACTCATTGTAGCTA TCAGCAAAAAGCAGTTACTCAAGAGGgcaaaattataattgatgACTTTTTGCGACAATACCTTGTAACAcatggtgatttttttttacaaaaagacATCACTCAAAACATTTCTAACATTATCACCGAAGTGGTCGAAATGAATGAATTACTGCATAACCTTGTGCAGAAACCTGTAGTGAATTGGACATGTCAGTTATAA
- the LOC124416385 gene encoding prohormone-2-like, producing the protein MVSAWLGILAIGLLALRTHALSTTLMEDVQRADQALRPKVKRAQELLMFGNQQNRQAENAPGNLFSPTAEKRTIGSSGLGDIKNAFPATEKFSRTKPLASAMQEGYQEKHSPTYYKGYQYGKILDNQLEDNPRIWLDDNTRTWDVSAYPRYYSVGDDRRKRSDGSFSSTPASTHAPVPSTSSPPVTEKPQQPVAQAKRSLPMYQESRYKRELDPQDVLALLSLWEAERREGNWPGYDTDEYENGDDENSIVDVDEEDPRNGAAWLEGPIYSPRHFSVGNDALASSDIGIPRSRPTNYYDRYGNQFGQQYGGALYGTPQYGTGYTRNDYTPEKRFMVSKRRSQAYRPYDGRKAMVNLAELLRAVPQNYASYPNDRAESSYYHRINL; encoded by the exons ATGGTTTCAGCGTGGCTTGGAATTCTGGCCATTGGTCTTTTGGCATTGAGGACTCATGCGCTGTCCACGACACTAATGGAAGATGTCCAACGAGCCGATCAAGCCCTACGACCTAAGG TGAAACGCGCTCAAGAACTGCTTATGTTCGGAAACCAGCAGAATCGTCAAGCTGAAAATGCACCGGGTAATTTGTTCTCAccgacagctgaaaaac GAACAATTGGCTCTTCCGGACTGGGAGACATAAAGAACGCTTTCCCTGCGACGGAGAAGTTTAGCCGTACAAAGCCATTAGCGAGTGCGATGCAGGAGGGATACCAGGAGAAGCATTCACCAACCTACTACAAGGGTTATCA GTACGGAAAGATACTAGACAACCAGCTGGAAGATAACCCGCGTATCTGGTTGGATGATAACACACGCACTTGGGATGTTTCTGCCTATCCCCGATATTACAGCGTCGGTGATGACCGTCGCAAAAGATCCGACGGCAGCTTCTCATCCACACCTGCATCGACACACGCTCCGGTGCCGTCGACTTCATCCCCCCCAGTAACCGAAAAGCCTCAACAGCCCGTTGCTCAGGCAAAACGAAG CCTTCCGATGTACCAGGAATCTCGCTACAAACGGGAGCTAGACCCTCAGGATGTCCTGGCACTTTTGTCACTTTGGGAAGCTGAGCGTCGCGAAGG AAACTGGCCCGGGTACGATACGGACGAGTACGAAAATGGAGATGACGAAAACAGCATCGTTGACGTTGACGAAGAAGATCCTAGGAATG GCGCTGCTTGGTTAGAGGGGCCTATTTACTCGCCGCGGCACTTTAGCGTAGGAAACGATGCCCTCGCATCTTCTGATATTGGAATTCCCCGATCACGGCCTACAAACTATTATGACCGATACGGCAATCAGTTCGGTCAACAGTACGGCGGTGCTCTATATGGTACACCTCAGTACGGAACTGGTTACACTCGAAACGATTACACCCCGGAGAAGAGATTTATGGTTTCCAAGAGGAGGTCGCAG GCCTACAGACCTTACGATGGAAGGAAAGCCATGGTCAACCTTGCCGAACTCTTGAGGGCGGTTCCACAAAATTATGCCAGCTACCCCAATGACAGAGCTGAATCCAGCTACTACCACCGcattaatttgtaa
- the LOC124416382 gene encoding peptidyl-prolyl cis-trans isomerase sig-7, with amino-acid sequence MAVVIETTVGDFTVDLFTAERPQTCRNFLKLCKIKYYNWSLFHSVQSSFIAQTGDPTGTGKGGESVYGIVLGEKARYYEAEQMPKIKHDRMGLISMVNCGNNMLGSQFFITLGSELQSLDGEHCVFGEITEGLEVVLKFNEAICDGDFRPYQDIRISHTVILEDPYDDPLGLVIPDKSPERTKEALMSDRIGADEVIDDTAGMTAEEIVEMRKEREAKARATILEIVGDLPDADMAPPENVLFVCKLNPVTGDDDLEIIFSRFGKVVGCEVIRDRQSGDSLQYAFIEFADRKSCEDAYFKMDNVLIDDRRIHVDFSQSVSKMRWRGKGKGIQYYDDSEKVNQNHGNSHETNNKNGRGKKVQAYDKDKERKCSLREESERKRYHQEKRKHTPVDETHRKNNKNNDRRSGDRENTRSFYPRNDSWERPKNTYNQSKPDMGGRRKDETGRDKSERNTKRDDNYRSRDRRDDNRSNNNDERGTDRDRRHREDFERDRRASNTMRRHEERKDRVNNKWEENQRKKGENERRHRSDRDGQLRYRNEEVFNKNGRKGNVDVRGRDVHYSSKDRRIESAHKKVQKTVRSKETESVPEKRNSKSQKTRSSSSSEESSSESESESSSESDKKSKSSKKKLRKRKHTTTSSDSSDSDEPKNKIKKKKKRCKDTSDSGDSDDKKVSKKKSDAQIKRKQKLKKKQCDYENTKKLKSKEKKTGEGNKKVKTKKSRRTKVSSSSESESSSSSSDSSQSDSRKKKRKSSTKLKKVKKSKKSRRQTESSSSSD; translated from the exons ATGGCTGTTGTAATTGAAACAACAGTTGGTGATTTTACTGTTGATTTATTCACCGCTGAACGCCCACAGA CATGCCGGAATTTCTTGAAACTTTGCAAGATCAAATACTACAACTGGAGCTTATTCCATTCGGTGCAAAGCAGTTTCATTGCACAAACTGGCGATCCTACGGGAACTGGAAAAGGTGGAGAAAGCGTATATGGTATTGTTCTAGGAGAGAAAGCTAGATATTATGAAGCGGAACAGAtgccaaaaataaaacatgacAGAATGGGATTGATATCGATGGTCAATTGTGGCAACAATATGTTAGGATCccaatttttcatcacccTTGGATCTGAACTTCAGTCTTTAGATGGAGAGCATTGCGTTTTTGGTGAAATCACAGAAGGATTGGAAGTTGTCCTGAAATTTAATGAAGCAATATGTGATGGAGATTTCAGACCCTACCAAGATATTAGAATTTCGCATACAGTCATTTTAGAAGACCCATATGACGATCCACTGGGATTAGTCATTCCAGACAAAAGTCCAGAGCGTACCAAGGAAGCTTTGATG agTGACAGAATCGGAGCTGACGAAGTCATTGATGATACAGCAGGTATGACTGCTGAGGAGATAGTGGAGAtgaggaaagaaagagaggcaAAGGCCCGAGCTACAATCCTTGAAATTGTCGGAGATCTACCTGATGCTGATATGGCACCACCTGAAAACGTTTTGTTTGTCTGTAAACTAAACCCAGTGACTGGTGATGAtgatttagaaataatattcaGCAGATTTGGAAAAGTTGTTGG CTGTGAAGTTATAAGAGATCGTCAATCTGGAGATTCATTGCAGTATGCATTTATTGAATTTGCGGATCGAAAGAGTTGTGAAGATGCTTATTTTAAGATGGACAATGTACTGATTGACGATCGTCGAATACACGTTGATTTCTCCCAATCGGTGTCAAAAATGCGTTGGCGTGGTAAAGGAAAAGGGATTCAGTATTATGACGACTCAGAGAAAGTGAACCAAAATCATGGAAATTCACACGAAACTAATAACAAAAATGgcagaggaaaaaaagtcCAAGCCTAtgataaagataaagaaagaaagtgttCTCTTAGGGaggaaagtgaaagaaaacggTATCACCAGGAAAAGAGAAAGCATACACCGGTAGATGAGACTCACaggaaaaataacaaaaataacgaTAGACGATCTGGTGATAGAGAGAATACTCGAAGCTTCTATCCGAGAAATGATTCATGGGAAAGACCTAAAAATACCTACAATCAGAGCAAACCAGATATGGGTGGAAGAAGGAAAGACGAAACAGGCAGAGATAAATCAGAAAGGAACACGAAGCGTGACGACAACTATAGAAGCAGAGATCGTAGAGATGATAACAGGagtaataataacgatgaaagAGGTACTGACAGAGATAGAAGACACAGAGAAGACTTTGAACGAGACAGAAGG GCATCTAACACAATGAGGAGGCATGAGGAAAGGAAAGACCGAGTAAACAATAAATGggaagaaaatcaaagaaaaaaaggggaaaatgAACGAAGACATAGAAGTGACCGTGATGGACAACTTAGGTATCGAAATGAAGAGGTATTCAACAAAAATGGGCGAAAAGGTAACGTTGATGTTAGGGGAAGAGACGTTCATTACAGTTCGAAAGATAGACGAATAGAATCTGCACATAAGAAAGTTCAAAAAACCGTCAGGAGCAAAGAAACAGAAAGTGTACCAGAAAAACGTAATTCAAAATCACAGAAGACGAGAAGTAGCTCATCGTCTGAGGAGTCATCGAGTGAATCTGAATCTGAATCAAGCTCTGAATccgataaaaaaagtaaaagttcgaagaaaaaattgagaaaaagaaaacataccACCACGTCAAGTGATTCTTCAGATTCTGATGagccaaaaaataaaattaagaagaagaagaagcggtGTAAGGACACCTCTGACTCAGGCGATAGTGATGACAAGAAAGtctctaaaaaaaagtctgatGCGCAAAtcaaacgaaaacaaaaactaaagaaaaaacagtgtGATTATGAAAATACGAAGAAGCTGAaatcaaaggaaaaaaagaccGGTGAAGGTAACAAGAAAGTAAAAACTAAGAAATCGAGAAGAACGAAAGTAAGTTCATCCTCTGAGAGTGAATCTTCAAGTTCAAGTTCAGATAGCTCACAATCTGAttctcgaaagaaaaaaagaaagtcatCCACAAAACTTAAAAaggtaaagaaatcaaaaaaatcaagaagaCAAACCGAATCGAGTTCGAGTTCTGACTga